Part of the Bacillus spongiae genome is shown below.
ATACAGATGTTCAAACGTACCGTTACAGTTCAGCGTTTGAAGCAGTAATTGGTTATTTATATTTACTTAATCGAATTGATCGAATTGAAGAATTAATGACAAACATTCTTAAAGACGTAGGAGTAAAGAAAGGAGGGGCAATATGAGTAAAGATTATATTGCTGGAAAAAACCCCGTTATTGAGGCGTTAAAATCAGAACGTGATGTAAATAAAGTCTGGATTGCAGAAGGATCTCAAAAAGGAGCAATGCAGCAAGTCGTAAGGCTAGCAAAAGAATCTAACGTTTTGATTCAATACGTGCCAAAACAAAAGATGGATACGATGGTGAAAGAAAACCATCAAGGAGTGGTCGCTCAAGTAGCAGCTTATCAATATGCAGAGCTGGATGAACTTTATCTAAGGGCAGAAGAGAAACAGGAGCAGCCTTTTTTTCTTCTTTTGGACGAGCTTGAAGATCCGCATAATCTAGGTAGTATTATGAGGACAGCCGATGCAATCGGTGCGCATGGTATTGTAATTCCGAAGAGGCGTGCAGTTGGTTTAACGGCTACAGTTGCCAAGGCATCTACGGGAGCCATCGAGTATGTACCTGTTGCACGAGTAACCAATTTAGCAAGAACAATTGATGAATTTAAAGAGCGGGGAATTTGGATTGTTGGGACAGATGCTAAAGGTAGCGATGATTATCGGAATTTGGACGGTACGATGCCATTATGTTTAGTAATTGGTAGTGAAGGGAAAGGAATGGGTCGATTAATTCGTGATAAATGTGACTTTCTTGTTCACCTTCCAATGAGTGGCCATGTCACTTCTTTAAATGCGTCAGTTGCGGCCAGTTTGTTAATGTACGAAGTGTATCGTAAACGCTGCCCATTAGGGGAATAGTTGAGATGAAGAATATCCTCATTGTGGATGGATATAACATTATTGGTGCCTGGCCAGAATTAAGGGAGATGAAAGAATACGATTTATCCCAGGCTAGGGACCGCTTAGTTGAGTATATGGCGGAGTATCAAGGGTATACAGGTTATAGGGTGATTGTAGTGTTTGATGCTTATTACGTTCAAGGGACGACAAGGAAATATAATAACTATAAAGTTGACGTGTTATTTACACGTGAAAACGAAACGGCTGATGAAAGAATTGAGAAGCTTGCGATTGAATTAAATAACTTGAAAACACAAATATACGTTGCAACATCGGATTATATAGAACAATGGGCGATTTTTGGTCAAGGTGCATTGAGGAAATCGGCTAGAGAACTATTAACAGAAACGTTAAGTATTCAGCACCGAATAGAAAAGAGAGTCCAGAAAACAAGGGATAAGAGTCCAGCCTCTAAAATTCCTCTTTCAGAAGAAGTGGCAGAAATTTTTGAAAAATGGCGCCGAGGAGAGCGATGAGCAGTTGAAGTCGCTTTCATTGTGCTGTATAATATTTCTATCTATTGTTTTGCGGGTTCGGAGGGATACGTGTGGTTGTAAATGACAACGGAAATAACGATGTCCTTAATGAATGGGAGTTATTAGATGATGAAAAAATCATCGAACTTGTTCATCGAGGAGACAGCGATGCATTAGATTTTTTGATTCGTAAATATCGGAATTTTGTGAGAGCTAAGGCTAGATCATATTTTTTAATAGGGGCCGATAAAGAAGATATTGTTCAGGAGGGAATGGTTGGATTATATAAAGCCATTCGTGATTATAAAGAGGACAAGCTTACTTCTTTTAAAGCGTTTGCTGAACTATGTATAACTAGACAAATTATTACAGCAATAAAAACAGCAACACGCCAAAAGCATATTCCCCTTAATTCTTATGTTTCTCTAGATAAGCCAATTTATGATGAAGAATCTGATCGAACATTAATGGATGTGATTACAGGTACAAAGGCAACGGACCCACAAGAGCTTATTGTCAATCGTGAAGAGTTTGATAATATGGAGGACAAGATGGCGGAGCTTTTGAGTGATTTAGAAAGAAAAGTATTGGCATTATATTTAGATGGCCAGTCTTATCAAGAAATATCGGAAGAACTTGACCGTCATGTGAAATCGATTGATAATGCATTGCAACGCGTTAAAAGGAAGCTAGAGCGGTATTTAGAAGTAAGAGAATTTACGCTTTAGTTGGCCGTGTCATTGACACGAATGGGTTATGCGTGTTATTTTTTAAAAAAGATATTAACCCTTATAGCAGGAGAACGATATGAGCAATAAAACAATTTTGGCTTGCAGTCACTGTGGGACACGCAATTATTCCACAGTCAGCAAAAAACAAGAACAACGTCTAGAAGTAAAGAAGTATTGTAAGCAATGTAATGCACATACTGTTCACAAAGAAACACGGTAGTTATTATAGATTGACATCTTATCTATCTTTGGAGGTTGCTTGCAAATGTCTAGCATTTTGAAATTTTTCCGCAACGTATCACTAGAAATGAAAAAAGTAAGCTGGCCAAGACGAAAAGAGCTTACTCGCTATACAATTACTGTTATTACAACAGTAGTGTTTGTTGCAGTCTTTTTTGCTATTGTAGATTTAGGGATTTCAGAACTAATTAACTTAATTCTATAATTTCAAAAGAAATCCTATTAATATTGTATATCCTTCATGTAGGCATGGTATAATGTTGAAGGAAAGAGAACTAGTTTACAAAGCCCGGTTACCGGGTTTTTTCATTTGTATGAAAAGTGAATTAAACAGAGATTTAGAAAATGAGGAGGGAAGGACGAAACGTCCCTATAAATGGAAAAGAATTGGTATGTTGTTCATACGTATTCAGGTTATGAAAATAAGGTAAAGGCGAACCTTGAGAAACGTGTTGAATCAATGGGTATGCAAGATAAGATTTTCCGTGTGATTGTACCTGAAGAAGAAGAAACAGATGTTAGAAACGGAAAGACGAAAGTTTTAAAGAAAAAAGTATTCCCTGGCTATGTCATTGTGGAGATAGTAATGACAGATGACTCCTGGTATGTTGTTCGAAACACACCTGGAGTGACAGGATTTGTAGGGTCAGCTGGTTCTGGTTCGAAACCAACCCCACTTTTGCCTGAAGAAGTAGAGAATATTTTAAAACAGATGGGCATGGAAGAGAAACGTGTGGAAGTTGATTTTGAATTAGGTGAAACCGTTACAGTAAAAGAAGGACCGTTTGCAAACTTTACAGGAGCCATTGAGGAAATGGATGTTGCAAAGTCAAAAGTAAAAGTTTTAGTAAATATGTTTGGTCGTGAAACTCCTGTAGAGCTTGATTTTACACAAATAGAGAAATTGTAAGAAAAACTTGAAATGATTCTAAAAAGATGATACTATTTTTTAAGTCAGTATGTCTCACTAGGAGAGACTGAACATAAGATAATATTTTATGTTGCTTTAAACATTTTATAATTGAGTGGGAGGGTAAATCCCTATTACCACATCACGGACTTAAGGAGGTGTGTCTCGTGGCTAAAAAAGTAGTGAAAGTAGTTAAGTTACAAATTCCTGCTGGTAAAGCAAATCCAGCTCCACCGGTTGGTCCTGCATTAGGTCAAGCTGGTGTTAATATCATGGGATTCTGTAAGGAGTTTAATGCTCGTACAGCAGATCAAGCTGGCTTAATTATTCCAGTTGAAATTTCGGTTTTTGAGGACCGTTCATTTACATTTATCACAAAAACTCCACCTGCAGCTGTTCTTCTTAAAAAAGCAGCTGGAATCGAATCTGGTTCTGGTGAACCAAATACGAAAAAAGTGGCAACAATCAAACGTGACAAAGTACGTGAGATTGCTGAATCAAAAATGCCTGATCTAAACGCTGCAAATGTTGAATCTGCAATGCGTATGGTTGAAGGTACTGCACGTAGCATGGGAATAGTTGTTGAAGACTAATCCTTTAACTGATTGTTTTTGGACGAGGTTGCGAGATTGTGAATATGGATATCTCGCAACCTTTATTCGTGGGAGGTTATTCCGCTAAAACCACATATGAGGAGGAAAATAAAATGGCTAAAAAAGGTAAAAAATATCTTGAAGCTACTAAATTAGTTGATCGCACAAGTGCATATGCAATTGGAGAAGCGGTCGAACTTGCTAAGAAAACAAGTACAGTGAAATTTGACGCTACTGTTGAAGTTGCTTTCCGTCTAGGAATTGATGTACGTAAAAATGATCAACAAATCCGCGGAGCTGTCGTACTACCAAATGGTACTGGTAAAACTCAACGCGTCTTAGTATTTGCTAAAGGTGAGAAAGCAAAAGAAGCGGAAGCTGCTGGCGCTGATTACGTTGGAGATGCAGAATTCATTAACAAAATCAACCAAGGTTGGTTTGAGTTTGATGTAATCGTTGCTACTCCAGATATGATGGGTGAAGTTGGTAAGCTTGGTCGTGTATTAGGGCCTAAAGGATTAATGCCGAACCCTAAAACTGGAACTGTTACATTTGATGTAACAAAAGCAGTAAACGAAATCAAAGCAGGTAAAGTAGAATACCGAGCAGACAAAGCTGGTATTATTCATGTACCAATTGGAAAAGTATCTTTTGAAGATGCGAAGCTTGTTGAAAACTTCAACACGATTTTTGAAACAATTGACAAAGCGAAACCTGCTGCAGCAAAAGGAACTTACATGAAATCTGTGAACATTACAACAACAATGGGACCAGGAATCAAAATTGATCCTTCTACTGTAACTGTTAAATAATAACAAAATAATTAAGCTGTTGACAGTATTAGTTATTTAAAATATAATAAATTCTGTTGTTTAAATTAACATTTGTACCGGAGACAGTAGGGGTATCTATACTTAATAATCCT
Proteins encoded:
- the sigH gene encoding RNA polymerase sporulation sigma factor SigH, whose amino-acid sequence is MVVNDNGNNDVLNEWELLDDEKIIELVHRGDSDALDFLIRKYRNFVRAKARSYFLIGADKEDIVQEGMVGLYKAIRDYKEDKLTSFKAFAELCITRQIITAIKTATRQKHIPLNSYVSLDKPIYDEESDRTLMDVITGTKATDPQELIVNREEFDNMEDKMAELLSDLERKVLALYLDGQSYQEISEELDRHVKSIDNALQRVKRKLERYLEVREFTL
- the rpmG gene encoding 50S ribosomal protein L33; this translates as MSNKTILACSHCGTRNYSTVSKKQEQRLEVKKYCKQCNAHTVHKETR
- a CDS encoding NYN domain-containing protein, which gives rise to MKNILIVDGYNIIGAWPELREMKEYDLSQARDRLVEYMAEYQGYTGYRVIVVFDAYYVQGTTRKYNNYKVDVLFTRENETADERIEKLAIELNNLKTQIYVATSDYIEQWAIFGQGALRKSARELLTETLSIQHRIEKRVQKTRDKSPASKIPLSEEVAEIFEKWRRGER
- the secE gene encoding preprotein translocase subunit SecE translates to MSSILKFFRNVSLEMKKVSWPRRKELTRYTITVITTVVFVAVFFAIVDLGISELINLIL
- the nusG gene encoding transcription termination/antitermination protein NusG — protein: MEKNWYVVHTYSGYENKVKANLEKRVESMGMQDKIFRVIVPEEEETDVRNGKTKVLKKKVFPGYVIVEIVMTDDSWYVVRNTPGVTGFVGSAGSGSKPTPLLPEEVENILKQMGMEEKRVEVDFELGETVTVKEGPFANFTGAIEEMDVAKSKVKVLVNMFGRETPVELDFTQIEKL
- the rplA gene encoding 50S ribosomal protein L1, which translates into the protein MAKKGKKYLEATKLVDRTSAYAIGEAVELAKKTSTVKFDATVEVAFRLGIDVRKNDQQIRGAVVLPNGTGKTQRVLVFAKGEKAKEAEAAGADYVGDAEFINKINQGWFEFDVIVATPDMMGEVGKLGRVLGPKGLMPNPKTGTVTFDVTKAVNEIKAGKVEYRADKAGIIHVPIGKVSFEDAKLVENFNTIFETIDKAKPAAAKGTYMKSVNITTTMGPGIKIDPSTVTVK
- the rplK gene encoding 50S ribosomal protein L11, with product MAKKVVKVVKLQIPAGKANPAPPVGPALGQAGVNIMGFCKEFNARTADQAGLIIPVEISVFEDRSFTFITKTPPAAVLLKKAAGIESGSGEPNTKKVATIKRDKVREIAESKMPDLNAANVESAMRMVEGTARSMGIVVED
- the rlmB gene encoding 23S rRNA (guanosine(2251)-2'-O)-methyltransferase RlmB; protein product: MSKDYIAGKNPVIEALKSERDVNKVWIAEGSQKGAMQQVVRLAKESNVLIQYVPKQKMDTMVKENHQGVVAQVAAYQYAELDELYLRAEEKQEQPFFLLLDELEDPHNLGSIMRTADAIGAHGIVIPKRRAVGLTATVAKASTGAIEYVPVARVTNLARTIDEFKERGIWIVGTDAKGSDDYRNLDGTMPLCLVIGSEGKGMGRLIRDKCDFLVHLPMSGHVTSLNASVAASLLMYEVYRKRCPLGE